One window of bacterium genomic DNA carries:
- a CDS encoding ABC transporter ATP-binding protein, with the protein MVKVEKLKKLFPLQPRFWGKCHKFVYAVDEISFSINKGRTLGLVGESGSGKTTCGKLMVRLHNATAGNVFINGKDIEHLEGRQLREFRKIVQMIFQDPYESLNPRMTVMDTLLEPLIIQHIGDREEKIFKALEVVELTPPQEFIHRFPHELSGGQRQRVSIARTLVVEPEFIVADEPVSMLDASIRVGIMNLLLHLKDEFNLTYLFITHDLAVARYMSDELAVMYLGKIIEMGQTEEIIKNPQHPYTKALLSAVPIPDPDYQRPRVDIKGRITAPINPLPECRFTPRCPLVKDICKKQIPELKNIGNQHLVACYLI; encoded by the coding sequence ATGGTTAAAGTAGAGAAGTTAAAGAAATTATTTCCATTACAACCGCGATTTTGGGGAAAATGCCATAAATTCGTCTATGCGGTAGATGAAATAAGTTTCTCAATTAATAAAGGAAGGACGCTTGGATTAGTTGGGGAAAGTGGCAGTGGTAAAACCACTTGCGGGAAATTGATGGTCAGATTGCATAACGCTACCGCGGGCAATGTTTTTATTAACGGTAAAGATATTGAGCATCTTGAAGGAAGGCAATTAAGGGAGTTCCGCAAGATAGTGCAGATGATATTTCAAGACCCGTATGAATCATTAAATCCCAGAATGACGGTAATGGATACTTTGCTTGAGCCATTAATAATTCAGCATATTGGAGATAGAGAAGAGAAGATTTTTAAGGCTTTAGAGGTAGTAGAACTTACGCCACCACAGGAATTTATACACCGTTTTCCCCATGAATTAAGTGGTGGTCAGCGACAACGGGTCTCTATCGCCCGCACATTAGTTGTTGAACCTGAATTTATTGTTGCGGATGAGCCGGTATCAATGTTAGATGCCTCAATCAGGGTAGGAATAATGAATTTACTTCTGCATTTGAAGGATGAATTTAATTTAACCTATTTATTCATTACCCATGACCTGGCGGTAGCGCGTTATATGTCTGATGAATTAGCGGTAATGTATCTGGGGAAAATAATTGAGATGGGGCAAACGGAAGAGATAATTAAAAATCCACAACATCCATATACAAAGGCGTTATTGTCTGCTGTGCCCATACCAGACCCAGACTACCAACGACCACGCGTAGATATAAAAGGACGAATTACGGCGCCAATTAATCCATTGCCCGAATGTCGGTTTACACCGCGATGTCCTCTGGTAAAAGATATTTGCAAAAAACAGATACCCGAACTTAAAAATATCGGTAATCAGCACCTCGTCGCCTGTTATCTTATTTAG
- a CDS encoding glycosyltransferase family 9 protein has product MTKLENSGKVKKILVVRNDRIGDLILSLPAIASLRKGYPDAHIGVLIREYTQEILWNNPDIDEIIIDRGQNVFELARQIAEKRFDLAIVLYPNWRNGWLCWLSGIPWRIGTGYKPVGILFNQKAYIHRTKIVHHEMDYCLKLVEKAGVQSVREKIQLQIKKEDKEYAQSLLEKYQVRNTIPLIGIHPGSGGSALNWPEHLYGRLIDLLSEKYGVKVVLTGSKEEVERILPQTYSQPVNLAGQTTLGQLMAVYSFYHLFIGPSTGPMHIAAGLGKPVIALFPPIRTQSSAKWGPQGEGHTVLMPDEIKCQYKRCRLQKCPFYNCMAQITPEQVLMAVVNVVRRVTS; this is encoded by the coding sequence ATGACTAAATTGGAAAATAGCGGCAAGGTAAAAAAGATACTTGTGGTAAGAAATGACCGAATAGGTGATTTAATCTTAAGTCTACCCGCGATAGCATCCTTAAGAAAAGGTTATCCTGATGCTCATATTGGGGTTTTAATTCGGGAATATACGCAGGAGATTTTATGGAATAATCCCGATATAGATGAGATAATTATTGACCGGGGACAGAATGTGTTTGAATTAGCCCGGCAGATAGCAGAAAAAAGATTTGACCTGGCAATAGTTCTTTATCCAAATTGGCGAAATGGCTGGCTCTGTTGGTTAAGTGGGATACCCTGGCGAATAGGAACAGGATATAAACCAGTTGGTATCTTATTTAACCAGAAGGCATATATTCACCGCACAAAAATTGTTCATCATGAAATGGACTATTGCCTGAAATTAGTTGAAAAAGCGGGTGTTCAATCTGTAAGAGAAAAAATTCAACTACAGATAAAGAAAGAAGATAAAGAATACGCTCAATCTTTATTGGAAAAATATCAGGTAAGGAATACCATCCCTTTAATTGGTATCCATCCTGGGAGTGGTGGGTCTGCTTTAAATTGGCCTGAGCATCTGTATGGTCGTCTAATTGACCTTTTGAGTGAAAAATACGGGGTAAAGGTCGTGTTAACTGGAAGTAAAGAAGAGGTGGAGAGAATATTACCTCAAACATACTCTCAACCAGTTAATTTAGCCGGCCAGACGACTCTGGGACAATTAATGGCTGTGTATTCATTTTATCACCTTTTTATTGGACCCAGCACCGGACCAATGCACATCGCGGCCGGGCTGGGTAAGCCAGTAATAGCGTTATTTCCACCCATTCGCACTCAAAGCTCGGCTAAATGGGGACCTCAGGGAGAAGGACATACAGTGCTTATGCCTGATGAGATAAAATGCCAATATAAACGCTGCAGATTACAAAAATGCCCATTCTATAATTGTATGGCACAAATTACCCCGGAACAGGTATTAATGGCTGTAGTAAATGTAGTAAGAAGGGTCACATCTTGA
- a CDS encoding glycosyltransferase family 2 protein, whose amino-acid sequence MTVQQFYDNIIFGERELAISVIIITYNEEENIKDCLESVKWADEIVVVDSESNDKTVEICKEYTDKIIQRKWEGYGLQKQFALEKATSEWVLSIDADERVTAQLKDEILQSQLNKDGYYIPFKLYWLGKELRYGGCGHEKHIRLFKRQKAKFTQALVHEDLFIDGEIGYFKNYILHFSYKDIRDYFERFNQYSGIEALKKFNRGEKVIFTLQILLSCIDFISRYIFKLGFLDGTQGFLWAIFSSFHRLVKYAKLWEMTHSKIQNP is encoded by the coding sequence TTGACAGTTCAACAATTCTATGATAATATAATTTTTGGAGAAAGGGAATTGGCTATATCTGTCATCATCATTACCTATAACGAAGAAGAGAATATCAAGGATTGTTTAGAAAGTGTCAAATGGGCAGATGAAATAGTGGTTGTGGATTCCGAAAGCAATGATAAAACGGTTGAGATTTGTAAGGAATACACGGATAAAATAATCCAGAGAAAATGGGAAGGATATGGTCTTCAAAAGCAATTTGCTTTAGAAAAGGCAACATCAGAGTGGGTATTGAGCATTGATGCAGATGAACGAGTAACAGCGCAACTAAAAGATGAAATACTCCAGAGCCAACTAAATAAAGATGGGTATTACATTCCGTTTAAACTCTACTGGCTTGGCAAAGAATTGCGATATGGCGGCTGTGGTCACGAAAAACATATCCGGTTGTTCAAAAGACAAAAGGCTAAATTTACTCAAGCCCTGGTTCATGAAGACCTGTTTATTGATGGAGAAATAGGCTATTTTAAAAATTATATCCTTCATTTTAGTTACAAAGATATTAGAGATTATTTCGAAAGGTTTAATCAATATTCCGGTATTGAGGCTTTAAAAAAATTTAACCGGGGAGAAAAAGTAATATTTACACTACAAATTTTACTTTCCTGCATAGATTTCATTAGCCGATATATTTTTAAATTAGGATTTTTAGATGGGACTCAAGGCTTTTTATGGGCAATCTTTTCCTCTTTTCATCGATTAGTAAAGTATGCTAAATTGTGGGAAATGACCCACTCAAAAATCCAAAATCCGTAA
- the amrB gene encoding AmmeMemoRadiSam system protein B — MIRRPVVAGQFYPGNPERLEEEIKNYLITDAVQEEVIGLIAPHAGYIYSGSTAGAVYSRIKPAQTFIILCPNHTGYGKPFAIMTKGIWETALGSVPIDFQLADQLLSSSKHLQEDHLAHLYEHSIEVQLPFLQVLFKENAFQIVPICVSHSRDEDYKQLGLEIGKTLKNLSKKVVIIASSDMTHYESHQDAQRKDKIAIDSILKLDEEMLLENVYIFHITMCGYIPAVIMLVAAKELGAKEAELVKYTTSGETTGDYQQVVGYAGIIVK; from the coding sequence ATGATAAGAAGACCTGTAGTCGCAGGACAGTTTTATCCAGGGAATCCAGAAAGGTTGGAAGAGGAGATAAAAAACTATCTCATAACTGATGCTGTCCAGGAAGAGGTTATCGGGTTAATTGCCCCACATGCTGGTTATATCTATTCTGGCTCTACGGCTGGGGCAGTTTATTCAAGGATTAAACCTGCTCAAACCTTTATTATTCTATGCCCAAATCATACTGGCTACGGCAAACCATTTGCGATTATGACTAAAGGTATCTGGGAAACAGCATTAGGGAGTGTTCCGATTGATTTCCAGCTCGCTGACCAACTTCTATCTTCATCAAAACATCTACAAGAAGACCATCTTGCCCATCTTTACGAACATTCAATTGAAGTTCAACTTCCTTTTCTTCAGGTTCTATTTAAAGAAAATGCCTTTCAAATCGTCCCAATTTGCGTAAGTCATTCCAGAGATGAGGATTATAAACAGTTGGGACTTGAGATAGGTAAAACCCTTAAAAATCTATCAAAAAAGGTAGTCATAATTGCCTCATCAGATATGACCCATTATGAGTCTCATCAGGATGCCCAGCGCAAGGATAAAATAGCCATTGATTCTATCTTAAAATTAGACGAAGAGATGCTTCTGGAAAATGTCTATATCTTCCATATTACTATGTGTGGATACATCCCGGCGGTGATTATGTTAGTTGCGGCTAAAGAATTAGGGGCTAAAGAGGCAGAACTGGTCAAATACACGACCTCAGGTGAGACAACAGGAGATTATCAACAAGTCGTGGGTTATGCGGGGATTATAGTCAAGTGA
- a CDS encoding hemolysin family protein: MIPYLIISIIIILMCVLLAGFFSGMEMGFISINKIRLRHLVEKKYHRALIAHDLLKDTPLLLATLLVGINMAIITASCVTTSMSHLHKINPIYTEIILTFVILLIGEIIPKSIFRSHSTKLILSLIYPLKLIYSLLLPGVNLMTKITNPVINLWKGSDLKTKNPFVTKEELRLLISEGEEVGSLDEDEEEMLDGVFSLSTRRVKEVMTPRTDMVCFNIEDNISDILKEFEKHPHSRIPVYDETIDNIIGIIFIKDIFKFYEKGFEETSVIELIRFPYFVPTSKRIDKLLQEFQANHTQIAIVVDEYGGTAGLVTLEDLLEEIVGEIRDEYEAKEIFIKALVDGIYLVDARTSIEMLNEELDLNLPQDDFETISGFILDLLGRIPAPGEIINYNNLNMTITEADERSILRVKIFKKER, translated from the coding sequence ATGATACCATATCTTATCATTAGTATTATTATAATATTAATGTGCGTTTTATTAGCTGGATTTTTCTCGGGAATGGAGATGGGATTTATTTCTATTAATAAGATTAGATTAAGGCATTTAGTCGAAAAAAAATATCACCGGGCATTAATTGCTCACGATTTATTAAAAGATACTCCACTCCTTTTAGCGACATTATTAGTTGGTATCAATATGGCGATTATTACCGCTTCTTGTGTGACGACTTCTATGAGCCATTTACACAAGATAAATCCAATTTATACGGAGATAATCTTAACCTTTGTCATCCTTTTAATTGGTGAGATAATTCCAAAGAGCATATTTCGTTCGCATTCAACGAAATTAATCTTAAGTTTAATTTATCCCTTGAAATTAATCTATTCGCTTCTTTTACCCGGCGTAAATTTAATGACAAAGATAACTAATCCGGTCATTAATCTCTGGAAAGGTTCTGATTTAAAGACAAAAAACCCATTTGTGACTAAAGAAGAATTACGATTATTAATTTCAGAAGGAGAAGAGGTCGGGAGTTTAGATGAGGATGAAGAAGAGATGTTAGATGGGGTTTTTAGTTTATCGACGAGGCGGGTAAAAGAGGTAATGACCCCAAGGACTGATATGGTTTGTTTCAATATTGAGGATAATATCTCTGACATATTAAAGGAATTTGAAAAACATCCTCATTCTCGAATACCTGTTTATGATGAAACTATTGATAATATTATTGGCATTATATTTATTAAAGACATCTTTAAGTTTTATGAGAAAGGATTTGAAGAAACATCGGTTATTGAACTTATCCGATTTCCTTATTTTGTGCCAACAAGCAAAAGGATAGATAAACTTCTGCAAGAGTTTCAAGCCAATCATACTCAAATTGCTATTGTTGTCGATGAGTATGGTGGCACCGCAGGTTTGGTGACATTAGAAGATTTATTAGAAGAGATTGTTGGTGAAATTCGGGATGAATATGAGGCAAAGGAAATTTTTATCAAGGCATTAGTTGATGGCATCTATCTTGTGGATGCCCGAACCTCTATCGAAATGTTAAATGAAGAATTAGATTTGAATTTGCCACAAGATGATTTTGAAACTATATCAGGATTTATTTTAGATTTATTAGGAAGAATACCAGCACCTGGCGAGATAATTAACTATAACAATCTAAATATGACTATTACTGAGGCAGATGAAAGGAGTATTCTTAGGGTTAAGATTTTTAAAAAGGAGAGATAA
- a CDS encoding NUDIX hydrolase yields the protein MRQKRYKNPIPTVDIIIELEDKGIILINRKNPPYGWAIPGGFVDYGESLEQTAVREAKEETSLDVHLIKQFHTYSNPERDPRHHTITTVYLARATGTPKADDDAKEIGVFTQETLPQNLAFDHKKILQDYFNNLF from the coding sequence GTGAGGCAAAAAAGATATAAAAATCCTATCCCTACAGTTGATATAATCATTGAGTTGGAAGATAAAGGGATTATTTTAATTAATCGCAAAAATCCACCTTATGGCTGGGCAATTCCGGGTGGATTTGTTGATTATGGTGAGAGTTTAGAACAAACCGCCGTCCGCGAGGCAAAAGAAGAAACTTCACTTGATGTCCATCTGATAAAACAATTCCATACTTACTCAAATCCGGAAAGAGACCCAAGACACCACACCATTACCACCGTTTATCTCGCCAGAGCAACGGGCACACCTAAAGCAGATGATGATGCCAAAGAAATAGGGGTTTTCACTCAAGAAACCCTACCCCAAAACCTTGCCTTCGACCATAAAAAGATATTGCAAGATTACTTTAATAATTTATTTTAA
- the corA gene encoding magnesium/cobalt transporter CorA has translation MINLFLLTREKKLITDFKEINLREILKNNDHLLWLDLIDPTDEEIGILSEDFKFHELAIEDCLFPQSQPKVDDFGDHIFIVIQGVKKYRENGEEELKTEDLNIFFGKNFVVTVQEEPFKSIANLASRCKQNPMFLDKGSDFLLHAIIDGVVDSYLPFLEEIDDKIEQVEDEVLVKPGKQAIMNEIFSLKKQILAIRKIIGPQRAVIGLLSRRDIPFIKPNTLIYYRDIYDHLVRIGDTIDMYRDLTTNILEIYFSWTSSRLTEVMKVLTLIATIMMPLTLITSYYGMNIKLPEFTWGCIRSMPFVWALLIGTTLGLLMFFRHRKWI, from the coding sequence ATGATTAATTTATTTTTGTTGACCCGGGAGAAAAAACTTATTACTGATTTTAAAGAAATCAATCTAAGAGAGATTTTGAAGAATAATGACCATCTTTTATGGCTTGATTTAATTGACCCGACAGATGAAGAAATTGGTATTTTGAGTGAAGATTTCAAATTTCATGAATTAGCCATTGAAGACTGTTTATTTCCACAAAGTCAACCTAAGGTAGATGATTTTGGGGACCACATCTTCATTGTTATTCAAGGGGTTAAAAAATATAGAGAGAATGGTGAGGAAGAATTAAAGACAGAAGACTTAAACATCTTTTTTGGTAAAAATTTTGTCGTAACCGTCCAGGAAGAACCATTTAAAAGTATTGCCAACCTCGCAAGTCGTTGTAAGCAAAATCCTATGTTTTTGGATAAAGGGTCTGATTTCCTGTTGCACGCGATTATTGATGGAGTTGTTGATAGTTATCTGCCTTTCTTAGAAGAAATAGATGATAAAATTGAACAGGTAGAGGATGAAGTGCTGGTAAAACCAGGCAAGCAAGCGATAATGAATGAGATATTCTCGTTAAAAAAGCAAATTTTAGCCATTCGCAAGATAATTGGTCCACAACGGGCGGTGATAGGATTGCTCTCAAGAAGGGATATACCGTTCATTAAACCTAATACACTTATTTATTATCGAGATATTTATGACCATTTAGTTCGCATCGGTGATACGATTGATATGTATCGAGACCTGACAACTAATATTTTAGAAATATATTTTTCCTGGACATCCAGTCGTTTAACCGAAGTAATGAAGGTATTGACATTAATTGCCACCATTATGATGCCACTGACCTTAATTACCAGTTATTACGGAATGAATATCAAACTACCAGAGTTTACCTGGGGATGTATTCGAAGTATGCCATTTGTCTGGGCATTACTAATTGGGACGACATTAGGATTATTAATGTTTTTTAGACATAGAAAATGGATATGA